One window of the Sesamum indicum cultivar Zhongzhi No. 13 unplaced genomic scaffold, S_indicum_v1.0 scaffold00189, whole genome shotgun sequence genome contains the following:
- the LOC105179683 gene encoding uncharacterized protein LOC105179683 yields the protein MFPHRDGERNFIEMGSTRALICDPHPKNTVPCCKCLNTKGRTRAIQTIDRRRSKLLGLSKEIHFKKFSRTVCSAVEDVEIIGGSLNGAVSPVRDGLGFLLINFTDFLLVPQDQFPVFPYVLFNLYKRKCLLHYDF from the exons ATGTTTCCTCACCGCGATGGGGAGCGTAATTTCATTGAGATGGGAAGCACCAGAGCCCTCATCTGCGATCCACACCCCAAGAATACCGTCCCTTGCTGCAAATGCTTAAACACAAAAGGGCGAACAAGGGCAATCCAAACTATTGATCGAAGAAGATCCAAGTTACTGGGCCTCTCAAAGGAAAtacatttcaagaaattcagCAGAACAGTTTGCTCAGCAGTTGAGGATGTCGAAATCATTGGTGGCAGCTTAAATGGAGCTGTCTCACCTGTTCGTGATGGACTTG GCTTCTTATTGATAAACTTCACTGATTTTCTTCTTGTCCCCCAAGACCAATTTCCAGTGTTTCCTTATGTTCTTTTTAACTTATACAAGAGGAAATGTTTATTGCATTATG ATTTCTGA